A genomic stretch from Podospora pseudoanserina strain CBS 124.78 chromosome 3, whole genome shotgun sequence includes:
- the NMD2 gene encoding mRNA decay protein (EggNog:ENOG503NUZF; BUSCO:EOG09260BZ0; COG:A), whose product MDRARRRELRELNQRAWNGEKDLFPVGKSLDSTMKKNTAFIKRLRTAISPATMNTFLQEIKTVSLSKYLSEIVSACHEGLCKLKSPGEIEAGVEIVSALHQRFGPDEFTMYLGWYLGKAMATPDKSFLKTLSAEAKEKEERDRLTRQRVLLRVVTELWLVGILKTLDDIKRPDDAANGTTGKTTEVKSRAAAKGGAAEPFPLEVLKDLLGHDREHANLPLLVIFVKAFSWDVLGVKSDSRKTVGEDGTTKEDETNEEQDGTTEEDAPFTSPELQERFRNVLRRYFEDVKGHLVRDQKAIFSQSRKNAEAYVKSGEVFEDRQANFEKQVKAQERLVANAHVIAEIIGAEMPELKDSDDANANANGSIGIVKAGEYLRGQGDGSGIWEDEEERRFYENLVDLKGKVPGMLLEEVKKKKAEDEQVGKKIDPAEVEAKQAEAAVDEQSMAIANKTIGAQVDALLARLPDLTSKDAIDQTAIDFCFLNSKASRNRLIKALTDVPKGRGDLLPSWSRLVATLGQYMPDIPKGLVDYLDAEFRSLQRRKEKEFLGQVRLGNIRYLAELTKFGIVPEHVVFHCLKVSLDDFSRMNIEIICNLLENCGRYLLRNPETSPRMASFLETLQRKKSVQHIGQAERMLVENAVYYVDPPQRPAIQQKERTPIELFVRKLVYTDLTKRNYSKVVRQIRRLHWEEKEVVTILHKVLSKPGKVKYSNIHLLVVILSAIHRYHNEFVISVIDTVIESVVFGLEQNNFEFNQRRIAEVKYLAEMYNYRMLDHPVIFEIMYKIMTFGHGGPPIPGRLVSFDMPDDFFRIRLIATILETCGVFFNKGAAGKKLDYFLSFFQYYIYTKDPLPMDIEFLVHDIFSLTRPQWKLASNLEEASEVFRLAVIQDHKTSGMDKIAEQDDRTSAMSSDDEDGNDLQAGEQDDDDDEDAASDEGEIEESEHHGSYANSEYEEEEEIVVTREEEEVDPEYEEEFEREYAKMMAESFGDARKFERKPQFDIPLPVRPKAREATGGEPAEAATTNPGGTMAFSLLTKKGNRQQTRTVELPSDSNFAVALINQRQAAKEEQQRIKNLVLNYDLRENEENDGTTTLRDPLQLYSNIHNRAGNEKTNSYHHHNRIDNRAAKERGGQRVRKLQLSDVDWT is encoded by the exons ATGGATCGCGCGCGCAGAC GCGAGCTGCGCGAGCTCAACCAGAGGGCCTGGAATGGAGAGAAGG ATCTCTTTCCCGTGGGCAAGTCCCTGGACTCGACCATGAAGAAGAATACCGCCTTCATCAAACGTCTCCGTACCGCAATTAGCCCCGCGACCATGAACACCTTTCTCCAGGAGATCAAGACTGTCAGCCTCTCCAAGTATCTCTCCGAAATTGTCTCCGCCTGCCACGAAGGCCTTTGCAAACTCAAATCCCCCGGCGAGATCGAAGCCGGCGTCGAAATTGTCAGCGCCCTCCATCAGCGCTTCGGTCCCGACGAGTTCACCATGTATCTGGGCTGGTATCTCGGCAAGGCTATGGCTACACCGGACAAGAGCTTCCTCAAAACCCTCTCGGCCGAAgccaaagaaaaggaggaacGCGACCGTCTGACCCGTCAGCGTGTCCTCCTGCGCGTCGTGACCGAGCTTTGGCTTGTAGGCATTCTCAAAACCCTCGACGACATCAAGCGGCCTGACGACGCTGCAAACGGAACCACGGGCAAGACCACTGAGGTCAAGTCCCGAGCAGCTGCCAAGGGAGGCGCTGCCGAACCGTTCCCTCTGGAAGTTCTGAAGGATCTCCTGGGCCACGACCGTGAACATGCAAATTTGCCTCTGCTGGTGATTTTCGTCAAGGCTTTTAGCTGGGATGTTTTGGGAGTCAAGTCTGATAGTCGAAAAACAGTCGGGGAAGatggcaccaccaaagaGGACGAGACAAACGAAGAGCAGGATGGCACGACGGAGGAAGATGCTCCCTTCACTTCTCCCGAACTCCAAGAGCGCTTTCGAAACGTTCTCAGGCGATATTTTGAGGACGTCAAGGGCCATCTTGTTCGGGATCAAAAGGCCATTTTCAGCCAGTCTCGCAAGAACGCCGAGGCCTACGTGAAATCGGGTGAAGTCTTTGAGGACCGTCAGGCGAACTTTGAGAAGCAGGTGAAGGCCCAGGAGCGCCTTGTGGCCAACGCCCATGTGATCGCCGAAATCATTGGGGCTGAGATGCCCGAGTTGAAGGATAGCGATGACGCAAACGCAAACGCGAACGGCTCGATCGGCATAGTAAAGGCGGGAGAGTACCTCCGTGGACAAGGCGATGGCTCCGGTATctgggaggacgaggaggaacgTCGCTTTTACGAAAACCTGGTTGATCTCAAGGGCAAGGTTCCCGGCATGCTTCTCGAAGAggtcaagaaaaagaaggccgaggacgagCAAGTCGGTAAGAAGATCGATCCGGCCGAGGTTGAGGCGAAGCAGGCGGAGGCTGCAGTTGATGAGCAGTCCATGGCCATTGCGAACAAGACCATTGGTGCTCAGGTTGATGCTCTTCTTGCTCGGCTTCCGGATCTCACCAGCAAGGATGCCATTGACCAAACCGCCATCGACTTTTGCTTTCTCAACTCCAAGGCTTCTCGGAACAGGCTTATCAAGGCCCTCACAGATGTGCCCAAAGGGCGGGGCGATCTCCTTCCCAGCTGGTCTAGGCTTGTCGCTACCCTTGGCCAATACATGCCAGACATTCCCAAAGGTCTTGTGGACTATCTTGATGCCGAGTTCCGCAGCCTCCAACGCCGCAAAGAGAAGGAGTTCTTGGGCCAGGTCAGACTTGGCAATATCCGCTATCTAGCCGAACTGACCAAGTTTGGGATTGTCCCTGAACACGTCGTTTTCCATTGCCTCAAGGTCAGTCTGGATGATTTCTCTCGAATGAACATCGAGATCATCTGCAATCTCTTGGAGAACTGCGGCCGATACCTGCTCCGCAACCCAGAGACGTCGCCTCGCATGGCCTCCTTCCTGGAGACTCTCCAGCGCAAGAAATCTGTTCAGCATATTGGACAAGCCGAGCGCATGCTTGTCGAGAACGCCGTGTACTATGTcgatcctcctcaacggccGGCCATCCAGCAGAAGGAGAGAACCCCCATCGAGCTCTTTGTCCGGAAGCTGGTCTACACGGATCTGACCAAGCGCAACTACAGCAAGGTTGTCCGGCAGATCCGCAGGCTTCACtgggaagaaaaggaggttGTGACAATCCTTCACAAGGTTCTTTCCAAGCCCGGAAAGGTCAAGTACAGCAACATCCATCTTCTCGTCGTCATTCTGAGCGCTATTCACCGCTATCACAACGAGTTCGTGATCAGCGTTATTGACACCGTCATCGAATCTGTTGTGTTTGGGCTTGAGCAGAACAACTTTGAATTCAACCAGCGCAGAATTGCCGAAGTCAAATACCTGGCAGAGATGTACAACTACAGGATGCTCGACCATCCTGTAATCTTTGAGATCATGTACAAGATCATGACCTTTGGGCATGGAGGACCGCCCATCCCCGGCCGTCTCGTATCCTTTGACATGCCAGACGACTTCTTCCGGATCCGCCTGATTGCGACAATCCTGGAGACCTGCGGTGTGTTCTTCAACAAAGGTGCAGCcggcaagaagctggattatttcctctccttcttccagtACTACATCTACACCAAGGACCCCCTGCCGATGGACATTGAGTTTTTGGTACATGACATCTTCTCGCTCACTCGCCCTCAGTGGAAGCTTGCTTCGAACTTGGAGGAAGCCTCGGAAGTCTTCCGGCTGGCCGTCATTCAAGATCACAAAACCTCAGGCATGGACAAGATTGCCGAGCAGGACGACAGAACTAGTGCTATGTCGagcgacgatgaggatggcaaTGATCTTCAGGCCGGAGAGcaagacgatgatgacgacgaggacgcgGCTTCCGATGAAGGCGAGATCGAGGAATCTGAGCATCACGGCTCCTATGCCAACAGCGAatatgaagaagaggaggagattgtggtCAccagagaagaggaggaagtcgaCCCTGAATACGAAGAAGAGTTTGAGCGGGAGTATGCCAAGATGATGGCTGAAAGCTTTGGGGATGCGCGCAAGTTCGAGCGCAAACCTCAGTTTGATattcccctccccgtccgCCCGAAAGCCCGTGAGGCTACAGGAGGCGAGCCCGCCGAGGCGGCCACGACCAACCCAGGCGGCACTATGGCCTTCTCTTTGCTCACGAAGAAAGGAAACCGTCAACAG ACACGGACTGTTGAACTGCCTTCTGATTCCAACTTTGCCGTGGCTCTGATCAACCAACGCCAGGCAGCCAAGGAGGAACAGCAGCGCATCAAGAACCTTGTCCTCAACTACGATCTCCGCGAGAATGAGGAAAACGACGGTACTACCACCCTCCGGGACCCCCTTCAACTATACAGCAATATTCACAACCGTGCAGGCAACGAGAAAACCAATTcgtatcaccaccacaaccgcatCGACAACAGAGCCGCCAAGGAGCGCGGTGGACAGCGCGTCCGCAAGCTCCAACTCAGCGACGTCGACTG GACATGA
- a CDS encoding hypothetical protein (COG:C; EggNog:ENOG503NXGG), whose product MEVTSALAASQAFTKSPLSFQQQKPTEDGIPRSFYELEKPLITNLDDIDSQSSTSQSSSEQDQDQQSSSSQSSPPTEDQPPLSDFEKALLHPQPTSAPYPLPPAPTPISVLPLDLKTPDSFVPRDPALIRLTGVHPFNVEAPLTPLYDQGFLTTLNLHYVRNHGPVPQVHDADALSWSFTIEGLCSSPITLTLADLISSRFEDEVVSYPVTLVCAGNRRKEQNQVRKSKGFSWGAAGLSTSLWTGLPLGHLLSLAGVNTRKGKFVHFEGADALPNGYYGTSVKLSHAMDPERGMMISWLMNGLPLHPDHGKPLRVIIPGMIGGRSVKWLKKMIISDKPSENWYHIYDNRVLPTTISPEESGNGTEEMVQIWKDERYAIYDLNTNSAVVYPQHEETVQIQDGATYELKGYAYAGGGKRVTRMEISLDQGKTWLLGNISYPEDLYRTETESRIYGGRLDLSQNGRDASFCWCFWSLALPVGTLAGASDIVVRAMDEAMMVQPRDMYWSVLGMMNNPWFRVVIHHDTTSNTLRFEHPTQPALQPGGWMERVKRSGGDLTNGFWGERQAGGETLTNPITSPPEKEIPLTNPAISREVSLEELRSHDSEASPWFVLNGEVYDGTAFLEGHPGGAASIINAAAQDISDEFLAIHSENAKAMMPLIPHRHPPPSSLPLLSLPTPSSPCHPPPSFLHPKQWLPATLISKTKVSPNTKIFTFTLQHATQTLGLPVGQHLLVRLSSPETIIRAYTPISPGSLPTGTLSLLIKIYPPSPDSPSSGGKMTLALDALPLHSPVEFKGPVGKFLYLSPGLCSVNSKQRNVTKLVMICAGSGITPIFQVLRAILSSPPSLDPTKCLVLDGNRVEEDILCRDELDAMARGNKERMELVYSLSRPQASWQGRKGRMDRPFFESAVGKPDPEGKTLVLVCGPEGLERAIRETFTGRGGLGWDEGMSSSFEKHTSMYLVKLARVSVYKSLT is encoded by the exons ATGGAAGTGACTTCAGCTCTTGCTGCCTCTCAGGCGTTCACCAAGTCCCCTCTCAGcttccaacaacaaaagcCCACTGAAGATGGTATCCCACGAAGCTTCTATGAGCTCGAGAAGCCATTGATTACCAACCTCGACGATATCGACTCCCAATCCAGCACATCACAGTCTTCCTCAGAGCAGGACCAAGATCAAcaatcctcatcatcacagtcatcaccaccgacggAAGACCAGCCGCCTCTTTCGGACTTTGAGAAagcccttcttcacccacaGCCAACTTCGGCGCCATATCCATTGCCGCCAGCTCCCACTCCGATCTCAGTGCTGCCTCTTGATCTCAAGACACCAGACAGCTTTGTCCCAAGAGACCCTGCCCTTATCAGGCTGACAGGCGTCCACCCCTTCAACGTCGAGGCCCCTCTCACGCCTTTATACGACCAGGGGTTCCTCACTACCCTCAATCTTCACTATGTTCGCAACCACGGACCGGTTCCTCAGGTTCACGATGCCGACGCTCTATCATGGTCTTTCACCATCGAAGGCCTCTGCTCTTCGCCAATCACCCTCACTTTGGCAGATCTCATCTCCTCCCGTTTCGAAGATGAAGTCGTCTCCTACCCAGTAACACTAGTCTGCGCTGGTAACCGCCGTAAAGAACAGAACCAGGTCCGCAAATCCAAAGGCTTCTCGTGGGGCGCCGCCGGCCTTTCAACATCTCTCTGGACCGGTCTACCACTCGGCCACCTCCTTTCCCTTGCCGGCGTCAACACTCGCAAGGGGAAATTTGTGCACTTTGAGGGCGCTGATGCCCTCCCCAACGGCTACTACGGGACGTCAGTGAAGCTGAGCCATGCCATGGACCCAGAAAGAGGCATGATGATCTCCTGGCTGATGAACggtctccctctccaccccgaCCACGGCAAGCCCCTTCGAGTGATCATCCCGGGTATGATTGGTGGGAGAAGCGTGAAATGGCTCAAGAAGATGATCATCAGCGACAAACCCTCGGAGAACTGGTATCACATCTACGACAACCGCGTCCTGCCCACCACAATCAGCCCCGAAGAAAGCGGCAACGGGACAGAAGAGATGGTCCAAATCTGGAAAGATGAGCGGTACGCCATCTACGACCTAAACACCAACTCGGCCGTCGTGTACCCCCAACACGAAGAAACCGTCCAAATCCAAGACGGAGCCACCTACGAGCTCAAAGGCTACGCCtacgccggcggcggcaaaaGAGTCACCCGCATGGAGATTTCCCTGGATCAAGGCAAGACGTGGCTTTTGGGCAACATCTCTTACCCCGAAGACCTCTACCGCACCGAGACAGAAAGCCGCATCTACGGCGGCCGTCTCGACCTCTCCCAAAACGGGCGCGACGCCTCCTTCTGCTGGTGTTTCTGGTCTCTCGCTCTCCCTGTCGGCACCCTCGCCGGGGCGTCTGACATTGTCGTCCGCGCCATGGACGAGGCGATGATGGTCCAGCCTAGGGACATGTACTGGTCGGTCCTGGGGATGATGAACAACCCCTGGTTCCGCGTCGTCATCCACCACGACAcgacctccaacaccctccgGTTTgaacacccaacccaacccgcCCTCCAACCCGGAGGCTGGATGGAACGGGTGAAAAGGTCAGGCGGCGACCTCACAAACGGCTTTTGGGGCGAGCGTCAAGCGGGCGGCgaaaccctcaccaaccctaTAACCTCCCCACCAGAGAAGGAAATCCCCCTGACAaaccccgccatctcccGCGAGGTTTCTCTAGAAGAGCTTCGCTCTCACGACAGCGAAGCCTCCCCTTGGTTTGTTCTGAACGGGGAAGTCTACGATGGCACCGCCTTTCTCGAAGGCCACCCCGGCGGCGCCGCCTCCATAATCAACGCCGCAGCTCAGGATATATCAGATGAATTCCTCGCCATCC ACAGCGAAAACGCCAAAGCAATGATGCCCCTGATACCACATcggcaccctcccccctcctccctccccctcctctccctccccaccccatcctccccctgccaccccccgccctcgttcctccaccccaaacaATGGCTCCCCGCCACTTTAATCTCCAAAACAAAAGtatcccccaacaccaaaatcttcaccttcaccctccaaCACGCAACCCAAACTCTCGGCCTCCCCGTtggccaacacctcctcgtccgcctTTCCTCCCCAGAAACAATAATAAGAGCCtacacccccatctcccccggctccctccccaccggaaccctctccctcctcataaAAAtctaccccccctcccccgattCCCCCTCTAGCGGAGGGAAAATGACGCTCGCCCTcgacgccctccccctccactccccgGTGGAATTCAAAGGCCCGGTCGGCAAGTTTCTCTACTTATCCCCCGGGCTATGTTCCGTAAACTCCAAGCAGCGAAACGTCACCAAGCTGGTCATGATCTGCGCCGGGAGCGGcatcacccccatcttccAGGTCCTCCGCgcaatcctctcctcccccccctccctcgacccAACAAAATGTCTTGTCCTCGACGGCAACAGGGTAGAAGAAGATATCTTGTGCAGAGACGAGCTCGACGCCATGGCAAGGGGCAATAAGGAGAGGATGGAATTGGTATACAGCCTCAGCCGCCCCCAGGCCTCCTGGCAAGGCAGAAAAGGGAGGATGGACCGCCCGTTCTTCGAATCCGCCGTCGGAAAGCCAGATCCAGAAGGGAAAACGCTGGTGTTGGTTTGCGGGCCTGAGGGGTTGGAAAGGGCGATAAGAGAAACATTCACCGGAAGGGGCGGGTTGGGCTGGGACGAGGGGATGTCGTCTTCTTTTGAGAAACACACATCTATGTATCTTGTGAAATTAGCACGAGTTTCGGTGTACAAAAGCTTGACTTAA
- the NOG1 gene encoding Nucleolar GTP-binding protein 1 (COG:S; EggNog:ENOG503NUDD; BUSCO:EOG092619NK), translating into MTWKDIAPVPTAQEFIDIILSRTQRRLPTQISRIRAFYTRKVKFTQETCSEKFGAIVSSFPILTDQHPFHRDLMNILYDADHFKVALGQVSTAKHLIETISRDYVRLLKYSQSLYQCKQLKRAALGRMATLIKRLKDPLAYLDQVRQHLARLPDINPTTRTLLVAGFPNVGKSSFVSSVTRADTPVEPYAFTTKSLFVGHLDYKYLRYQVIDTPGILDHPLEEMNTIEMQSVTALAHLRAAICFFIDISEQCGYSLKAQINLFKSIKPLFANKMVFVVLNKMDVKKFEELEPEMQAELNDLVKSGDVELLRASCATQEGVQDVKNHVCERLLAERVSQKLKAGTGSSGNMGSRLTEVMARIHVAQPMGGVTRETFVPEAIKNMKKYDKNDPERRRLARDEEFENGGAGVFNVDLKRDYLLANPEWKYDKIPEIYDGKNVYDYVDPDIDAKLAALEEEEERLEKEGFYKSDSDVGDESEEEILQKAELIREKHKLIRNEAKMRKSLKNRAMIPRKSLKKSFSQLEDHLDQLGVDTQEIDLRGRAAVRETRGRSVGARSRTGTVDPDAMDVDNAPSARDRLRSQSRPRDRSVMATNRREDGVTDELVRTKVERQAKLAQRKMNRMARQGEADRHIGATMPKHLFSGKRTIGKTSSR; encoded by the exons ATGACGTGGAAGGATATTGCGCCCGTGCCTAC GGCGCAGGAGTTTATTGATATCATCCTCTC GCGGACACAGAGGAGATTGCCCACTCAGA TCAGCAGAATTCGCGCCTTCTATACCCGCAAGGTCAA GTTCACACAGGAAACATGCAGCGAAAAGTTCGGCGCCATTGTTTCCAGCTTTCCCATCCTCACGGATCAGCATCCCTTCCACCGCGACTTGATGAATATTCTCTATG ATGCCGACCATTTCAAGGTGGCCCTCGGCCAGGTCTCGACAGCCAAGCACTTGATCGAGACCATCTCGCGCGACTACGTCCGTCTCCTCAAGTACTCTCAGAGTTTGTACCAGTGCAAGCAGCTCAAGAGGGCCGCTCTCGGTCGTATGGCCACTCTCATCAAGAGGCTAAAAGACCCTCTCGCCTATCTCGACCAGGTCAGACAGCATTTGGCCAGATTGCCCgacatcaaccccaccacccgtACTCTCCTCGTTGCCGGTTTCCCCAACGTCGGCAAGAGTTCGTTCGTCAGCTCCGTCACCAGGGCCGATACCCCCGTTGAGCCCTATGCTTTCACAACCAAGAGCTTGTTCGTCGGTCATCTTGACTACAAGTACCTCCGCTATCAAGTAATCGACACCCCCGGTATTCTCGACCACCCCCTCGAGGAAATGAACACCATCGAAATGCAGTCCGTTACCGCCCTTGCCCATCTCAGAGCCGCCATTTGCTTCTTCATCGACATCAGCGAGCAGTGCGGTTACTCATTGAAGGCGCAAATCAACCTCTTCAAGTCGATCAAGCCCCTTTTCGCCAACAAGATGGTCTTTGTCGTCTTGAACAAGATGGATGTGAAGAAatttgaggagttggaacCAGAGATGCAGGCCGAACTCAACGACCTCGTCAAGTCTGGCGATGTCGAGCTTCTCCGTGCTTCGTGCGCCACCCAGGAGGGTGTTCAGGACGTCAAGAACCACGTTTGCGAGCGTCTCCTCGCCGAGCGTGTCTCTCAAAAGTTGAAGGCTGGcactggcagcagcggcaacatGGGCTCTCGCCTCACCGAGGTTATGGCCCGTATTCACGTTGCCCAGCCTATGGGTGGTGTTACTCGCGAGACTTTTGTCCCAGAAGCCATCAAGAACATGAAGAAGTACGACAAGAACGACCCCgaaagaagaaggttggCTCGCGACGAGGAGTTCGAGaatggtggtgccggtgtgTTCAACGTCGATCTCAAGAGGGATTatctcctcgccaacccagaATGGAAGTACGACAAGATCCCCGAGATTTACGATGGCAAAAACGTCTACGACTATGTCGACCCAGATATCGACGCCAAGCTTGCCgcgctcgaggaggaggaggagcgtctcgagaaggagggcTTCTACAAGTCCGACTCGGATGTTGGCGATgagtctgaggaggagattctCCAGAAGGCCGAGTTGATCCGTGAGAAGCACAAGCTCATCCGCAACGAGGCCAAGATGCGCAAGTCTCTCAAGAACCGCGCCATGATCCCTCGCAAGTCGCTCAAGAAGTCGTTCTCTCAGCTCGAGGACCACCTTGACCAATTGGGTGTTGATACCCAGGAGATTGACCTCCGTGGTCGCGCGGCCGTTCGTGAGACCCGTGGCAGATCAGTTGGTGCCCGCTCCAGAACCGGCACTGTTGACCCAGATGCCATGGATGTTGACAATGCTCCTTCGGCGAGAGACAGACTCCGCAGCCAGAGCAGACCCCGTGACAGGTCCGTCATGGCGACGAACCGTCGCGAGGATGGTGTCACAGACGAGCTTGTGCGGACAAAGGTGGAGAGGCAGGCCAAGCTTGCTCAGCGCAAGATGAACCGCATGGCGAGACAGGGTGAGGCTGATAGGCATATTGGTGCTACCATGCCCAAGCATctg TTTTCTGGCAAGCGCACAATCGGCAAGACCAGCAGTCGTTAA
- the URA5 gene encoding orotate phosphoribosyltransferase (BUSCO:EOG09264O9F; EggNog:ENOG503NY1H; COG:F) produces MSELPQYKKDFLKSAIDGNILKFGSFLLKSGRTSPYFFNAGDFYRADLLNSISTAYALTIDSLPIQYDIIFGPAYKGIPLATAATIKLGQINPDKYASVEYSFDRKEAKDHGEGGNIVGAPLKGKRVLIVDDVITAGTAKREAIAKIEKEGGIVAGIVVALDRMEKLPAKDGDDSKPGPSALGELKKEYNLPIYAILTLDDIIEGIKGLVGEEDIKRTEEYREKYKATD; encoded by the coding sequence atGTCCGAGCTCCCCCAATACAAAAAAGACTTCCTCAAATCCGCCATCGACGGCAACATCCTCAAATTcggctccttcctcctcaaatcAGGCCGCACCTCCCCCTACTTCTTCAACGCCGGCGACTTCTACCGCGCCGACCTCCTGAactccatctccaccgcctaCGCCCTCACAATCGACTCTCTCCCCATCCAGTACGACATCATCTTCGGCCCCGCCTACAAGGGCatccccctcgccaccgccgccaccatcaagctcggcCAGATAAACCCCGACAAGTACGCCTCGGTCGAGTACTCGTTCGACcgcaaggaggccaaggaccACGGCGAGGGCGGCAACATCGTCGGCGCCCCCTTGAAGGGAAAGAGAGTCCTCATCGTGGACGATGTCATCACCGCTGGCACCGCCAAGAGGGAGGCCATCGCTaagattgagaaggagggcggCATCGTAGCTGGCATCGTTGTTGCGTTGGACAGGATGGAGAAACTTCCGGCcaaggatggggatgattCCAAGCCTGGGCCGTCTGCGCTGGgcgagttgaagaaggagtaCAACCTGCCAATTTATGCCATTTTGACATTGGATGATATTATTGAGGGGATCAAGGGcttggttggagaggaggatatcaAGCGGACTGAGGAGTATAGGGAGAAGTACAAGGCTACTGACTAA
- a CDS encoding hypothetical protein (EggNog:ENOG503P26K; COG:K), with protein MVSQIEQQPAREDVNPPTTASPGPVDGDQAIDESSDADGDFAQLQKTLSQKRRAEKDSPESRLQKALPFPFFPNIRPLTVSDAPSCVQLENAAFPNPDHRASPEKFEYRLTTCPELSLGVFCTVIPSQLPSSCKLPTLSTARPVETDRADGAVSVLLAHIVSTRGTGKVVSDADMDYPKDWRTRQGKSAEVGHQETGGLVALHSLAVLPGLQGCGIGKMIMKAYLQQVKGMGLGEGVGLICQDYLVGYYERFGYKNLGPSKAQFGGGGWNDMVFDLSGKPE; from the exons ATGGTCTCCCAAATTGAACAACAGCCAGCGAGGGAGGACGTCAACCCTCCAACCACAGCCAGCCCAGGCCCCGTCGATGGAGACCAAGCCATTGACGAGTCCTCCGATGCCGACGGGGACTTTGCCCAACTGCAAAAGACACTCAGTCAGAAGCGACGAGCAGAGAAAGACTCTCCTGAGTCGAGGCTTCAGAAGGCGCTTCCGTTCCCCTTTTTCCCAAACATCAGACCCCTGACCGTCTCTGACGCACCGTCATGCGTGCAATTGGAGAATGCCGCATTCCCCAACCCTGACCATAGGGCGTCCCCTGAGAAG TTCGAATACCGCCTCACCACCTGCCCCGAACTCTCCCTCGGCGTTTTCTGCACCGtcatcccctcccagcttccctcctcctgcaaGCTCCCCACCCTTTCCACCGCCCGCCCGGTGGAAACCGACCGGGCTGATGGCGCCGTGTCGGTGCTACTGGCGCATATCGTCTCCACTCGTGGGACTGGCAAAGTCGTCAGTGACGCTGATATGGACTACCCCAAAGACTGGCGGACACGACAAGGGAAGTCTGCCGAGGTGGGCCATCAGGAGACGGGGGGGCTGGTGGCGCTGCATTCACTTGCTGTTTTGCCTGGACTTCAGGGATGCGGGATAGGCAAGATGATCATGAAGGCGTATTTGCAGCAGGTGAAGGGTatggggctgggggagggggtgggattgATTTGCCAGGATTATCTGGTGGGATATTATGAGAGGTTTGGGTACAAGAACCTGGGGCCAAGCAAGGCGcagtttgggggtggggggtggaatGATATG GTGTTTGATCTTTCCGGGAAACCAGAGTAG